ttttgagaaatcttcaaaaaactgaaaaaaaattttttttcaaatgtggtttttttggaataacttttaaacgacttGATGgtttaattccaaaaactaatcagctcttgaacttaaaaaaccacgccgatcgccaccagtccggtcaaaatcggttgattcgttcgagagatatcgtgaacgaaagaaaaccgaaaaaagtgttttttcggaataaatctgaaattcctagcgcgatcaattcaaaatttaaaattctttgtgaggtttgaaaaactgcgttgaatgcttccaaccacgtgaaaatcggtttattcattcaaaagttattgcggtttaaaaattcaaaaaatagtgtcttatcaaatctctatcagacttttgagctcgaagagctcaaaagcataggaaagcaatctctttgagctcggagagctcaaaataacccataaattgtatttttaagctcgaagagctcaaaaacgtcattggtgcaattttaagcgcctaagtatggaattagcgggaagttgcagggatggccttcagggtcaaccgttttcctaattttttttcagagaaaTAATGACATACTGTTTCTTTCAGAAAAcctaaagttaatttattaaattgtaaaaaaattgcttgaaTTAAATTTGAGCACAGCATTATGTTCATATATAGattttcgatataaataatgaattaatagaataataatagtagAAGGCTGGTAATAGCCTGGTCGGCTCGGTGttcgcttttcgaaagagtagaacccgggttcgatcccagcacgcactaatatttttcagtgattataattaaaaatatgtgcgtcaCTCATAGCATACCATCCTCATCCCTTGGACGGGTACATATAAGCAGGGTGCACGGGTAGTTGGAGGCTCTCTTCTTCTAAAGCTCTTCTTGATCTTAAAGTTACGAACTTAAGACTCTTGATAATTAATTCTTGTTGAGAGACTATTAAATCTAATACCACTACGTACTTCACGGCAGTTGACAAACCGTACAATTTCCAagtgtattttaaatagttaaataaattcatttgttaattaaattcaccgaAGTTAGTTATTTCGGAGTTAATTCGAGAACCTCTACTTACGACTCTGGAGGTCGTAAAATCTTTATCTCCAGCTCTAGTTGTTCTACTGGTTACTTACAAACCCGTGAGGTAACCGGGACGTAACAGATGTAATACGTCAGTTAACAAATCAAGAAGCAACCACCAACTAAAAAAACAGAAGTCTgtagattaataaaaacactATCAACCAATATTCGTTCGTCTTGAGCAAGTGTAAATTTCGTAATAGACATCATAATAGAAACAGAATATCGTTAAGCTGATTAATACTATTGAaggaattaaattatctctatttttttttttgttcacttTATCAGTCCGACTCGTGGCGTACTGGCCCCTCAGTATATAAATAAGTGGATCACGGGTATCGGTGCCAGTCTTTTAGAATCTCACGACTAATCCTCtagtcattttaaaatttattttaacaaaaatggaTTTAGTGTTTCGTACCCGAACTCCTGGAGCCGCTGCCGAAGGTGTACGCGATCAGTATGCCGATGGAAAAGCTGCAGAAGTATGGAAGACTTTGATCGGAGACAAAAAACAACGTACTCAggtttataaaaactttttagtgGGTTTGTTACGTGAAAAGGGCTGCAAAAGAATCCTTGATGTAGCCTGCGGTACTGGTATCGACTCAATAATGCTAATTGAAGAAGGTTTTGAAGTCGTTAGTGTCGACGCGTCCGACAAAATGCTCAAGCATGCCCTCAAGGACCGATGGGACCGTAGGAAAGAACCTGGTTTCGATAATTGgagtaattatattttttattatttattatgttatGTTAATATTCAATTAACTATGTTGTTCCTTTGAATTGATTTATACATTTCTgagataaaatttcaaatttaaattgcgCTTATATAAACTGTGTGAACTTGAAAGtcaaattattatgattaaattgatatttattaattattttagcttATCTGGGCAGTAATTGACTAACATattgagtaaaatttaatttcattttgatcaagtgtaaaaaaaaattcagaaaatatgcacgtaaaaaatttaatatatgcGTGTAGATTTTCAGTAAAATGAgacgataaatttataacttgtttataaaaatatttatgaataattttaaactaaaagttttttcaaCTCATTGTAATTTCAAGTccatttaattaatgtaagtCTCTTGTACGTTTATTCCTTTTAGTCATTATATTAGCTGacattgaatatttatttcaggCTCATTACtggcaataaataataatcttcttgaaaatataaatttttgtcctAAAGCGAcgtataaattattgaaatattcaaaagtcaCAATTTACTATCTTCATTAAGGGTTTTATAGTTAAAAtctgtatttatatttttgtttatctcaatctattgatacagttgtatatattgataatttttatgaatattcaACCATCTCATATGTCGGAAGTATTGCAGctgataacaaaaatatattgtaatttataattataaattttaattgaagttcAAATTATCAGTGGTAAACTTTATCATAactgtttaaaaaatgtttaaataataaataatacgaTTAATGATTATCAGTATATTTACAGACAGggtcatataattttttgattaaatgcAATAATTGACTGAAAGTATATTgtatgataatattttataattattgataattgttctgttttttaacttatatAAGTTGTTTTTAGATTATTAGAAAGGCAATGAACTCTGATAAAGTATCTaagatacaaaaattaatttttaataacttcaaatgcaataaagttatttgcttcaaataatttttcattataattacaattataacaataataatttttattgactgtattttttattttttagttatcgAAGAAGCAAACTGGCTAACTCTAACGAAAGACATCAAGCAGCTAATTGGCAGCGGTTTTGACGCTGTAATCTGCTTAGGAAACAGTTTCGCTCATATCCATGACGCTTACGGCGACCAGAGAGAAcagaaacaaatattaaaaaacttcGAGATGTGCTTAAAGCCAGGAGGCTTTCTTCTTATCGATCACAGgaattatgattatattttgGACGGCGGGGTCGCACCGGCGAGATGcatttattataatgtaagaaccaaattttattatttttatttatagtcctCAGGGTAACCAGAACccactttaaaattttccattaaatTGAGTCGAGATTCAACTCAGCTCCGCTGAtggatgaaataaaataataataattcatccaTAATCTTAGTATAATTTTCAAGGGTGGATATTTCTATCCGGGCTTAAGTTACCTTGATTAATAGAACCtgaaattcaataatataaataagtaataatattgatattaatttaaataaaacaaaaataaccgATGAATTTTCCTTACTTTTTCCAGAGTCCGCATACCAAAGATATAAGAACCTCCGTTTATTGGGTTTCTGGTGAGCCACAAATGGTCATCCTGGATTACTTCTTGTCCTTGGATGAAAATAACGATGATCCAGAGAATCGAAATGAATTTCGCTTATCTTACTATCCCCATCGGCTTAATGTCTTTCGGGACATGTTAAGAGAAATATTTTCCCAAAAGgaccataaaatttttggtgacTTCAAACCTCTTAATGAGGTCAAAGTACCagcattttttattcatatcattgaaaaaaagtaatcTTATTTCATGTTATAAGACtggaatttttgtaaagatcttaaataaataaaaataattataataataaatgatactttttaattaataaaataatttgtttatgaGATATGTACGATAAACGTACATAAACTTTATTTCagattattttgtataaatagtaaatatacACGTTGGAAAGCCAAGACTAGAAGGTATCccttgattttattaaaaattaatacatttcattattttatttataatttcttaaaataatacgTCGTAAAAATGAAATGCAAATGAGCTCCGATAATTGCACAGTTAttcactttatttttcatgtattatataattgttttgttttattcagcgtgaaaaataaaacttcaTCTTCAGTAAGAAGAGCAATTTACGTCAagggattttatttatttatttatattaattatcatttaaatgacGAGAATTTTTTCGCAACATCGCGCACAGCCCAAGTAAAAAGTTGGACGAACAGTTGTGATAGCAAAATTTTACACCCTTTCACGATTCTTATAACAATGTTTgttcatttattatatatttgttcaatatatatttatttaattcatttttatttatatttatgtttattttttattaatcttgtTCTTAATGTACTGTCGCTTCATTGTTTGTCATAATTAACTTCAATTAGACCCGTTTCATAGCTCTGTCTTTCAATATCATACACAATAACTAAATCcgtatattttctttttttctttctttaaattaattaattcactcattaaataattgattgattgatttatgaaattatttattaattttttttgtaactttgTCGTTTTGTTATTCTCATTAGCTGTTTTAAGCGatgcaaaaataatattatcctAAAGTTTGCACATTGTTTTCGAAGCAATTTGAGTGAGAAGGAAGGCAGTTAAACGAGCTTGCACGAAGGGCggtcttatttttattttttattattatttatagtaatCGTCggtgtctataaaaaaatgtgtagtatttataattaaaatacacatatttttaatgtgACATTTTGTCAACGATACtgaaaactccaaaaaatttatcaacatcTTTTAAACTTTCGTACATTTGTTAACTACTTATAGAGACCTGGACTCTATTTGTTTACGCTTCATTCGATAATTGTACTTATCAATATCTACTTTGCAATCATTAATTACTCAGTTTCTTCTTGctttttgatactaaaaagttccaaaattttaataacaatagcatataaagaagaaaattcaCTGTACTTCATCAAAGTaacacttcagaaaaaatttttcgctctGCAAATAGAGTCCAGAgctttttattgaattttcattCTTTTAACACCTAATTAACAATCTCCATATTTGTTCTTATGATAATTTCAATAacatcaaataatttatctttgtCTCTTATTCTCTCATTTACATCACTCTTTCATAGCCTAATatttggtattttttaaatatatattgtcAATGTATacgtgtgtgtatgtatgtgtgctgttatgataaaaatattaagagagtaatattaaagcaaactatacatttattaaatatatactaTACGTAAACTCTATGATTGAATTACGTAggcattttttcatttttagataataatttaatatgttatattcatttatatatattatgtatttatttttatttttatgaatattgtTATTTGTTTTCTTCTCTTATTTTTCTTAGGCATTATAAAAAGACACACACGTATACACAACATATTACGCCAGTCAACTATTTCATACtctctatacatatatatacagttttaattttattagagcTTGATTAAGattttgacaataaaaatgatgCTTACATTTTTCACTAAGTGGcgttaaaattatatttatcgcTTTTTCTTTTCGCAAGTACTTGTAATCCACgtcatttaatattaatagacgttccaaatattttttataaaacagcGCTCTGAGTTTGAGGAAACTTATAGTCTCCTTTAGTTCTTCGCTCGTGGATCCTTCGGAACTCAAACGTCAGCTCTTAGGCATGGTGTGATCTACAGAATAAGAAACCCCCAGTTATTGCCGACTCAGAGAAGactagtattttttttaattcctcgGAGTAGGGTTTCCGGACACTGACTTCATTCTTTTTATGTACAAATGTTatctttttttacttaaaatttattattttaataattacattatgCATATTATATACatctaatataaatattgctGTTTGGCGTCGTTATTTATTCATCAATTCGCGTTGTTCAATTCTAATTACTTTCAAACATgatactttattaaaaaatacgattatttataataacaatattgaagaacaaaaaatattaaagaaatgatttattaacgGTTAAATAAACTTCTGTTAAACTTAAATTGAACGCAACGACGCGAAGTAATGCGACgatacaattttatatatatataattatatatatattgtatatattattatttttttcattgtctCTCGTAATACAATTGACACTAATCATTGTCCTCTGTACAATTTAAGCAaaatcagataaaaaaaatcgatcaattgtaattttttttaaacatatttttgaaGGTATAAACTttgaactgaaaaaaaatattttttttttccatcacaACGGGTATCCCTCTGAACATCACAGTAAGAATCAAGTTCTTTTATCAATCTCGTGGAAATACTTCgattttaaaatcattaaaattaatcttatattcacggatattttttaatatttataatcattCATAATCAATTATCACCAATACTATCTATTGCGCTTGTATTTTTTACTCTACTACGTGAACAATTTATTACTCAATTATTCCAGATCCATACTTATCTTAAGTTCCTAAAAACAATCTTACGAATAAATACGACctatgaatataattaattactatcattatatttttaaataacgaTAATCCGAATAAATTATACGTGTAAATATCTTTTCACATTGTcgttttactaaaaatataatatcagTAATTAGTAActaaaaacttattaaatcTCCAATGAAAATCAATCGCAACTACGCTCGCAGCAAGCAGTTTCCAGCGAAGGCATTAGCAGACGCATTTAATAGGTAAATGTCGTtgctattttattaaatacttttctatttttttttttataatttaatttaaaaccatatcaataataataataattaataataaatatttatttgtttaataacaatcagtCAAATCTCACGAATTTAAATCAATTCCGTACGACGTGAgcaccttaaaaaaaataataataataatactaaaataaattaataaaaacaccAAGCTATaagtttaacaatttttcacaaatattcTCTAGGTCTTGGCGGTGGTCTTTTACGTTCACTTTTATCCGCACTTGCTGATTCACGCTCGTCGGCATCAAGCATCTGCGTTGTTTCCGACACATCGGTCGGGCTAATTGGTTGCGTAGCAAGTGGCGCAAGAGGAGCGACACCTTTATTGCGGGATTTACTACGCCGTTTACGGAGAATTAGTGGTCCAAGAGCTGAAGAATCATCTCGTGACGTCGACGCCTGGGTGAGACGCTCCAATAATTCTTTGTTTACCTCTCTTGACGATAATTTGTAGTCAGCAGAACCCCCAGTCAGTCTTTCTGTGCACGAGTCCTTGGATCTACTGTCGGATGATTGCTGCTGCtgatgatggtgatgatgGTGATGGTGATGATGGGTGGGTAGTTCTTTGACTTGAAGTCTTTCACCAAATTCACGAATAGGGTCCAAAGGTGGCAATGATTTATCTGGCAAAATAGAAGGTGTTTGCGTACCCGCGTCATTTCCACCTTGGGAACTACCAGCAGCACTACTTTGAGAACTAGGAGGTGGGAGTCTACTCATTACAGTTTGTAACAAGTCTTCTAACTTGGCTAACCGTTGATTTACTCGCTGTACCTCAAGTTTAAGATCAACTTTAACTTCGAGTACCGCTGCCAGTATTTCTCGATCTTGCCCAGGTTGTGATGTTATAAGACCACCGTCGTAACTCTCAAGACGTCGAAGTGACAATTGCTTTGATTCTACCGTCAATGTCGTTGTTTGCGGAGGGTCTTTTGTTGTCTCTGCGTCAGCAACTTCCTCAATCGTACCACTCAATTTACCTAATTTTGGAAATACTTTATTTGTTCCAGCACTAGAACTTGGTCTTGAATCACGAGCACTTAATGTTCTTTTGAATGTGTCGGTACCGGTACCACCTTCGCTTCCAGAATCCAAACTCGAACTtcctaataataaatttaataattcaatcattaattatcctgagcatttttaaatcaaaagcTGAGttgcaaataattaattttgatcttaattacaaaatatcatagtcaattagtaattttaactATCAACTGAAAcatatttcaataattctgaaattttttctacacttggaagaccgaaaaaaaaaaaaggatttttcaatcatttttttctgaaaacctttcaattgatttatataaaaatttttttattataaaatattatctaGAGATTAATCGAAGgaatattaaatatacttaTTTTCAACACAATGTCGGCTTATATAAATTCTGTtcgtataaatttaaaattttaaaaattatacgaagataatatcttaaaagtttaattttcaacaaataaactGAAATTATAAGTGGTTAAAaccggtacttctaccctatagaagttttaattttattttatcgccAGCGCACGTTGGAGATGTTTTGATGATATTCTTCAGCAAGGGAAAATCgttggtttatttttttcgtataaaataaaaaaaaaaatagaaataaaatttgaaaatcattcaatttttttagttttatgaaGTAaagattcaataaataattaaaaattatatttccgaAAAACAATCAAAACAACTAATTGAAACCTTTGTGTTGCTATGTAAATAAACTTCAGATTGATACATGAAAATATTAACCATTGACAAttcaaaattgatttattaattccaatatttttaatttaaaaatttgcaacgttgattaaatataagaagaaatattacCGAGAAGACGACCCCATTTGCTCGCACGAGGACGCGGAGCTGAAGACTCTTCTCCGGAGGATGGTTTTTTGGTATGAGAACTCTCGGTGTCCTTGCTATCCTTGCTGTCGCCCTTCTCGATATCCGCCGCGTGTCGCTCTCTTCGGAATCTGTgtcgagaaaataaaaataaaataaaataaataaaaattaaattcacatGAACAATCGACTTAAATGAACGATATCGGGTTAGATATATAGTGGGGTATTAAAAAAAGGCCGGATACTATACGCGGATTAGtccaaaattatttgttactGTTATTGTTGTTACTGTTTTTGAAGTGGATACTACATTTTTcagatttatttcttctttaaaatgtAGACTCCTCAAATATTTATCCATCCGACAGTTAATATTTTCATCCATAagtttttatgatataaaaaaatattgttagtaCGGATAGCAAATAAACATTttgttttagttaaaaatacttttcggtgttaattaattatacttattATTGCGTTcttacatta
The sequence above is drawn from the Cotesia glomerata isolate CgM1 linkage group LG4, MPM_Cglom_v2.3, whole genome shotgun sequence genome and encodes:
- the LOC123262576 gene encoding glycine N-methyltransferase → MDLVFRTRTPGAAAEGVRDQYADGKAAEVWKTLIGDKKQRTQVYKNFLVGLLREKGCKRILDVACGTGIDSIMLIEEGFEVVSVDASDKMLKHALKDRWDRRKEPGFDNWIIEEANWLTLTKDIKQLIGSGFDAVICLGNSFAHIHDAYGDQREQKQILKNFEMCLKPGGFLLIDHRNYDYILDGGVAPARCIYYNSPHTKDIRTSVYWVSGEPQMVILDYFLSLDENNDDPENRNEFRLSYYPHRLNVFRDMLREIFSQKDHKIFGDFKPLNEVKVPAFFIHIIEKK